A genomic segment from Candidatus Omnitrophota bacterium encodes:
- a CDS encoding phosphoribosyl-AMP cyclohydrolase encodes MIKIPKDLKFDEKGLIPAVIQDELSGEVLTLCYMDKEAIEKTFSEGKIYVYRRSKGKLMMKGETSGCIQNLRRAYMDCEGNSLLFEVEQIRAGCHEGYFSCYYREFDKDGNVTITAERIFDPKKVYKGQG; translated from the coding sequence ATGATCAAGATACCCAAAGATTTGAAGTTTGATGAAAAGGGGCTTATACCGGCTGTAATACAAGACGAGCTGTCCGGAGAGGTTCTGACGCTTTGCTACATGGATAAAGAGGCTATTGAGAAGACGTTTAGCGAAGGCAAGATATATGTTTACAGGCGCTCTAAGGGCAAGTTGATGATGAAGGGAGAGACGAGCGGATGTATCCAGAATCTCAGGAGGGCGTATATGGACTGCGAAGGTAATTCGCTTTTATTCGAAGTAGAGCAGATAAGGGCGGGTTGCCACGAGGGATATTTTAGCTGTTATTACCGCGAATTCGATAAGGACGGCAATGTTACGATAACCGCGGAACGTATATTCGATCCCAAGAAAGTTTACAAGGGGCAAGGTTAA
- the trpE gene encoding anthranilate synthase component I: MYYPGKEEFIRLSKKGNLIPVYREILTDFETPLSAFRKIDKSDYSFLLESVEGGQRLARYSILGSNPSLVFSSKGDNIVLKEGNRSKSFSAKDDPIAELKSILTRYKFVDVKGLPRFCGGLVGFFGYDMVRFIEDLPSKNADDLKLPDSLFMLTDTLLIFDHVDHKIKVVSNVHVTGSPAHAYTEALKKIDSIIADLKGSLPKNESSAIKNKTLSHTVKSNVTKKEFEDIVRKTKEYIRKGDIIQAVLSQRLNVKISCHPFQIYRALRSINPSPYMYYLKLGDFFIVGSSPEIMVRSENGLVEVRPIAGTRPRGASEKEDEALIKDLLQDPKERAEHIMLVDLGRNDIGRVCEFKSVKVSELMTVEKYSHVMHIVSDVSGRLKKGKDIFDVIRATFPAGTVTGAPKVRAMEIIDELENLRRGPYAGSIGYFSFSGNLDTCITIRTIVIKGKTAYIQAGAGIVADSKPEKEYQETLNKAQALLRAIEMAERGLE, from the coding sequence ATGTATTATCCGGGCAAAGAAGAATTTATAAGGTTGTCTAAAAAAGGTAATCTTATACCGGTTTATAGGGAGATATTGACTGATTTCGAGACGCCTCTATCGGCTTTTAGAAAGATAGATAAAAGCGACTATTCATTTTTACTGGAATCCGTAGAGGGCGGCCAGAGGCTGGCGCGGTATTCTATATTGGGAAGCAATCCATCGCTGGTGTTTTCAAGTAAGGGCGATAATATTGTTCTTAAGGAGGGAAATCGCTCAAAGAGCTTTTCTGCCAAAGATGATCCCATAGCGGAACTGAAGAGCATTCTTACCAGGTATAAGTTTGTCGATGTTAAAGGATTGCCCCGTTTTTGCGGCGGGCTCGTAGGGTTTTTTGGTTATGACATGGTAAGGTTTATAGAAGACCTGCCGTCAAAAAATGCCGATGATCTCAAATTGCCCGATTCTTTATTTATGCTCACAGATACGCTTCTCATATTTGATCATGTCGACCATAAGATCAAAGTAGTTTCCAATGTGCATGTAACAGGTTCGCCTGCTCACGCATACACTGAAGCCTTAAAAAAGATAGACAGTATAATAGCCGACCTTAAAGGTTCGTTGCCAAAAAACGAGAGCAGCGCCATTAAAAATAAAACGCTTAGCCATACGGTAAAATCTAATGTTACAAAAAAAGAGTTCGAAGATATTGTACGTAAAACAAAAGAATATATTAGAAAGGGCGATATAATACAGGCGGTACTTTCGCAGCGGCTTAATGTGAAAATAAGCTGCCACCCTTTCCAGATATACAGGGCGTTGAGGTCGATAAATCCTTCGCCGTATATGTATTATCTGAAACTTGGGGATTTTTTCATCGTCGGTTCGTCTCCCGAGATCATGGTAAGAAGCGAGAATGGCCTTGTCGAGGTAAGGCCGATAGCGGGTACGCGCCCCAGGGGAGCTTCGGAAAAAGAAGATGAGGCGCTGATAAAAGATCTGCTGCAGGACCCGAAAGAAAGAGCCGAACATATAATGCTGGTTGATCTTGGCCGCAATGATATAGGAAGGGTATGCGAATTCAAATCCGTAAAAGTTTCGGAATTGATGACCGTAGAGAAGTATTCGCACGTTATGCATATCGTAAGCGATGTATCCGGAAGGCTTAAGAAGGGCAAGGATATATTTGATGTTATCAGGGCGACATTTCCGGCGGGCACCGTAACGGGCGCTCCGAAGGTGCGCGCTATGGAGATAATAGATGAGCTGGAAAATTTGAGGCGCGGCCCTTATGCCGGAAGTATAGGATATTTCAGTTTTTCCGGCAATCTTGATACATGCATAACGATTCGTACGATAGTGATAAAGGGTAAGACCGCTTATATACAGGCAGGGGCGGGTATCGTGGCGGATTCGAAACCGGAAAAAGAGTACCAGGAGACGCTTAATAAGGCACAGGCGCTATTGCGCGCCATTGAAATGGCGGAGAGAGGATTAGAATGA
- a CDS encoding aminodeoxychorismate/anthranilate synthase component II codes for MILVIDNYDSFTYNLVQYLGELGANPKVIRNDKITVSGVKKMKPEKILLSPGPGEPKDAGISEDLIRAVGGNIPILGVCLGHQSIGEAFGGKIVSAKRIMHGKTSLIYHNQKEIFKGVKNPFEATRYHSLVVERKTLPKVLSIIAETKDKDREIMGLRHKAYPIWGVQFHPESILTGEGKKILGNFLKI; via the coding sequence ATGATACTCGTCATAGATAATTACGACTCATTTACATATAATCTCGTCCAGTATTTAGGCGAGCTTGGCGCTAACCCGAAGGTTATTCGTAATGACAAGATTACCGTAAGCGGAGTAAAGAAGATGAAGCCGGAAAAGATACTATTATCTCCCGGGCCCGGCGAGCCTAAAGACGCGGGTATATCGGAAGACCTCATAAGGGCCGTTGGCGGAAATATACCCATATTAGGAGTATGTCTTGGCCATCAATCGATAGGCGAGGCTTTTGGCGGTAAAATAGTATCGGCGAAACGTATAATGCACGGCAAGACCTCTTTGATCTACCACAATCAAAAAGAGATATTTAAGGGCGTGAAAAATCCGTTTGAGGCAACACGGTATCATTCGTTGGTAGTTGAGCGCAAGACTCTGCCGAAAGTTTTAAGCATTATAGCCGAAACAAAAGATAAAGACAGAGAGATAATGGGCCTTAGGCATAAGGCTTATCCAATATGGGGAGTGCAGTTTCACCCGGAATCTATTCTTACGGGTGAAGGCAAGAAGATTTTGGGAAATTTTTTAAAGATATGA
- the trpD gene encoding anthranilate phosphoribosyltransferase, giving the protein MIREAIGKVTKRVDLGEAETRKVFEEIMSGQASAEEIAGFLKALREKGETVEEITGAAKVMIEKSVRIDAGADLVDTCGTGGTGINTFNISTTAAFVAAGCGVKVAKHGNRSASSQCGSADVLESLGVKLDISPEMVRNSIIEIGIGFMYAPMFHSAMKYAAEPRKEIGGRTIFNILGPLSNPARASGQVVGVYDAKLTEILAQVLKNLGSKRALVVCGMDGLDEITITGKTKIAELKDGQIKTYYISPEEFGMKKGNIADIEGGSSKENARTTLSVLSGQPGPKRDVVLLNASAALVVASKAKDFKEGIKLAGLAIESGLALDKLKQLIELTNKK; this is encoded by the coding sequence ATGATAAGAGAAGCGATAGGGAAGGTTACTAAGCGCGTCGATCTTGGCGAAGCCGAGACGCGCAAGGTATTCGAAGAGATAATGTCGGGCCAGGCATCCGCGGAAGAGATAGCCGGGTTTTTAAAGGCATTGCGCGAAAAGGGTGAAACCGTAGAAGAGATAACCGGCGCGGCAAAGGTTATGATCGAAAAGTCTGTACGCATAGATGCGGGCGCGGACCTTGTCGATACTTGCGGGACAGGCGGCACCGGGATCAATACTTTTAATATATCAACAACCGCGGCGTTTGTTGCGGCAGGATGCGGTGTCAAAGTCGCCAAGCATGGCAATAGGAGCGCCTCGAGTCAATGCGGCAGCGCCGATGTGCTGGAGTCTCTCGGGGTGAAGCTCGATATATCCCCGGAGATGGTACGTAATTCCATTATCGAAATAGGCATTGGTTTTATGTATGCTCCGATGTTTCACAGCGCGATGAAATACGCGGCCGAGCCGAGAAAAGAGATAGGCGGAAGGACGATATTTAATATCCTCGGGCCGCTGTCAAATCCGGCTCGAGCGTCCGGACAGGTCGTTGGCGTTTATGACGCTAAGCTTACCGAGATATTAGCGCAGGTATTAAAGAATCTGGGCTCTAAAAGGGCGTTGGTGGTATGCGGCATGGATGGGCTTGACGAAATAACGATTACGGGTAAGACTAAAATTGCCGAACTGAAAGACGGGCAGATAAAGACGTATTATATAAGCCCTGAAGAATTCGGCATGAAGAAAGGTAATATCGCGGATATTGAGGGCGGCTCTTCAAAAGAGAATGCCCGGACAACATTATCAGTGTTAAGCGGCCAACCCGGCCCGAAAAGAGATGTGGTGCTGCTAAACGCTTCAGCGGCTCTTGTAGTAGCGTCTAAGGCTAAGGATTTTAAAGAAGGCATAAAACTGGCGGGTCTCGCTATAGAATCGGGGCTCGCATTGGATAAGTTAAAGCAGTTAATAGAATTGACCAACAAAAAATGA